From a single Miscanthus floridulus cultivar M001 chromosome 8, ASM1932011v1, whole genome shotgun sequence genomic region:
- the LOC136470922 gene encoding probable metal-nicotianamine transporter YSL8, protein MEGSEAAAREALSTEKAFEGERLPAWSEQITVRSVVVSSALGLFLSFIVMKLNLTSGIVPSLNMSAGLLAFFLMKTWTSALERCGVFPKPFTRQENTVVQTCVISCSSIAFSGGFGTYILGMSKKIAEGFDEAKTSINVEEPSLGRIIAFLFLVSFVGLFSIVPLRKIMIISYKLTYPSGSATAHLINSFHTPQGAIQAKQQVSILFKSFAGSFLWSLFQWFYSAGPGCGFSSFPTFGMEAYRRRFFFDFSATYVGVGMICPYIINFSLLLGSVVSWGLMWPYIESKRGLWYDAELPRSSLHGLNGYQIFISIAMIIGDGLFNFLAILVRTSYDMYLKRTRPAEAAAKPFAGVDVTERQALSFDDRRRTQVFLKDQIPTSIAAGAYVLLAAISVVAIPHIFRQLQPKHVVWAYVVAPVFAFCNAYGTGLTDWSLSSSYGKLAIFIFGASVGAEDGGVVAGLAACGLMMGIVSTASDLIQDFKTGYLTLTSPRSMFVSQVMGTGLGCVISPVVFWIFYKAYDVGLEEGYPAPYAKIYRGIALLGVNGWNQLPKYCLRFCLAFFLLAVAICALKEVAKARRWWVQDYIPSALGMAVPFFLGSFFTIDMCVGSIVLYLWSKSDRVRAHMFAPAVASGLICGDGIWSLPSSILSLLNINPPMCLRVFSADTNYQVEEFLWTLKNPAAT, encoded by the exons ATGGAGGGGTCGGAGGCGGCGGCGCGTGAGGCGCTGTCGACGGAGAAGGCGTTCGAGGGGGAGCGACTGCCGGCGTGGTCGGAGCAGATCACGGTGCGTTCCGTGGTGGTGAGCTCGGCGCTGGGCCTGTTCCTGAGCTTCATCGTGATGAAACTCAACCTCACCTCCGGGATCGTGCCGTCGCTCAACATGTCGGCGGGGCTCCTCGCCTTCTTCCTCATGAAGACGTGGACGTCCGCGCTGGAGCGCTGCGGCGTGTTCCCGAAACCCTTCACCCGGCAGGAGAACACGGTGGTGCAGACCTGCGTCATCTCCTGCTCCAGCATCGCCTTCTCCG GTGGGTTCGGCACCTACATCCTCGGCATGAGCAAGAAGATCGCCGAGGGGTTCGACGAGGCCAAGACGAGCATCAACGTCGAGGAGCCTTCCCTCGGTCGGATCATcgccttcctcttcctcgtcagcttcgtcggcctcttctCCATCGTCCCGCTCCGCAAGATCATGATCATCAGCTACAAGCTGACGTACCCGAGCGGGTCGGCGACCGCGCACCTCATCAACAGCTTCCACACGCCGCAGGGCGCCATCCAGGCGAAGCAGCAGGTGTCCATCCTCTTCAAGTCCTTCGCGGGGAGCTTCCTCTGGTCGCTCTTCCAGTGGTTCTACTCGGCGGGGCCCGGGTGCGGGTTCAGCTCCTTCCCGACCTTCGGCATGGAGGCCTACCGCCGCCGCTTCTTCTTCGATTTCTCGGCGACCTACGTCGGCGTCGGCATGATCTGCCCTTACATCATCAACTTCTCGCTGCTGCTCGGATCCGTCGTGTCGTGGGGCCTCATGTGGCCGTACATTGAGAGCAAGCGCGGGCTCTGGTACGACGCCGAGCTGCCGAGGAGTAGCCTCCATGGGCTGAATGGGTACCAGATCTTCATCTCCATCGCCATGATCATCGGCGATGGGCTGTTCAATTTCCTCGCTATCCTCGTCCGCACCTCCTACGACATGTACCTCAAGCGCACCAGGCCTGCAGAGGCCGCCGCCAAGCCATTCGCCGGCGTCGACGTCACCGAGCGCCAGGCGCTCAGCTTCGACGACCGCCGCCGCACGCAG GTGTTCCTCAAGGACCAGATCCCGACGTCCATCGCCGCGGGGGCGTACGTGCTTCTGGCAGCGATCTCGGTGGTGGCGATCCCACACATCTTCCGGCAGCTGCAGCCGAAGCACGTGGTGTGGGCATACGTGGTGGCGCCGGTCTTCGCCTTCTGCAACGCCTACGGGACGGGGCTCACGGACTGGTCCCTCTCCAGCAGCTACGGCAAGCTAGCCATCTTCATCTTCGGCGCCAGCGTGGGCGCGGAAGACGGCGGCGTGGTGGCGGGGCTCGCGGCGTGCGGGCTGATGATGGGCATCGTCTCCACCGCCTCCGACCTCATCCAGGACTTCAAGACGGGGTACCTGACGCTGACCTCGCCGCGGTCCATGTTCGTGAGCCAGGTCATGGGCACCGGGCTCGGCTGCGTCATCAGCCCCGTCGTGTTCTGGATCTTCTACAAGGCGTACGACGTCGGGCTGGAAGAAGGGTACCCGGCGCCGTACGCCAAGATCTACCGGGGCATCGCGCTGCTGGGCGTGAACGGGTGGAACCAGCTGCCCAAGTACTGCCTCCGCTTCTGCctcgccttcttcctcctcgccgtcGCCATCTGCGCGCTCAAGGAGGTGGCCAAGGCGCGGCGGTGGTGGGTGCAGGACTACATCCCGAGTGCCCTGGGCATGGCGGTGCCCTTCTTCCTCGGGTCGTTCTTCACCATCGACATGTGCGTGGGGAGCATCGTGCTGTACCTGTGGAGCAAGTCGGACCGGGTGAGGGCGCACATGTTCGCGCCCGCCGTCGCGTCGGGGCTCATCTGCGGCGACGGGATCTGGTCGCTGCCGTCGTCCATCCTGTCGCTGCTCAACATCAACCCGCCCATGTGCCTCAGGGTCTTCTCCGCCGACACAAACTACCAGGTCGAGGAGTTCCTTTGGACGCTGAAAAACCCAGCCGCCACATAG
- the LOC136468438 gene encoding probable metal-nicotianamine transporter YSL8, which yields MEGSEASAREALSTEKAFEEERLPAWSEQITVRSVVLSSALGLFLSFIVMKLNLTSGIVPSLKMSAGLLAFFLMKTWTSALERCGVFPKPFSRQENTVVQTCVISCSSIAFSGGFGTYILSMSKKIAVDEAKTSINVEEPSLGRIIAFLFLVSFVGLFSIVPLRKIMIISYKLTYQTCLPSDFDSFHAWSPIDGFRLFLPRLIFSKYYTGSAPDSMCMSEV from the exons ATGGAGGGGTCGGAGGCGTCGGCGCGTGAGGCGCTGTCGACGGAGAAGGCGTTCGAGGAGGAGCGACTGCCGGCGTGGTCGGAGCAGATCACGGTGCGGTCCGTGGTGTTGAGCTCGGCGCTGGGCCTGTTCCTGAGCTTCATCGTGATGAAGCTCAACCTCACCTCCGGGATCGTGCCGTCGCTCAAAATGTCGGCGGGCCTCCTCGCCTTCTTCCTCATGAAGACGTGGACCTCCGCGCTGGAGCGGTGCGGCGTGTTCCCGAAACCCTTCAGCCGGCAGGAGAACACGGTGGTGCAGACCTGCGTCATCTCCTGCTCCAGCATCGCCTTCTCAGGCGGGTTCGGCACCTACATCCTCAGCATGAGCAAGAAGATCGCCGTCGACGAGGCCAAGACGAGCATCAACGTCGAGGAGCCGTCCCTCGGTCGGATCATCGCCTTCCTCTTCCTGGTCAGCTTCGTGGGGCTCTTCTCCATCGTGCCGCTCCGCAAGATCATGATCATCAGCTACAAGCTGACGTACCAAA CTTGTCTTCCATCAGATTTCGATTCATTTCATGCGTGGAGTCCGATcgatggatttcgcttgtttttGCCGCGATTAATTTTCAGCAAATACTACACGGGTTCCGCGCCCGACTCCATGTGCATGTCTGAAGTCTGA